From the genome of Nicotiana tabacum cultivar K326 chromosome 2, ASM71507v2, whole genome shotgun sequence:
CGCTACATTATACCCCTTGAGGTATGACCCTTACCCAGACCTGTGTGAACGTGTAATGTTTCGTGCATCGGACTATCTatctatttatatatttatataatattatttGGTCACATTCCAACTCCCagtcttttatttctttttcattgttTTTGGGTTTGGTAGTAATTGGTTTCACTTGGACACACGAGCTATTTGTATATCATTCcctttataattttgaattttaaaaaataatcctTTTAGATCTCTTAGGTATAAAAGACATATCTCTTACGTGTAAAAATAAATCTCCCATGtgtaaaacaaaaaataagatcataaaattaaaaacaaatttgTAAAGAGCCAAAATACCAATTGACCAGCACGTTCTTTGAGAAATGTGGGCACAATGTGAATATAGATGCTTGTGAATTATGGGTCTGATTACTGAGGAATCTCctacttgttttccttttatatgTTTGGATTCTGTTTTAGGGATATTCTTTTAAATTAAGAGCATCTGTTTATTTACATCCCCTTTTAGTTCTAGAAACTAAAAATTAAAGGGCATAACAGGTTAAATAGACCACTAAACCATGAGTCTACGTGGACAACACAATAACATAGTTTGAAGTTTATAGGTTTTGAATTTGACATCGAATCAATAGCTCGTTTTTGTTAGTAAGttcataattaaatatttataaatatttaatgaattttctaATATGAATACAGGATCTAagcaaaaattattgaattcgtacttatatatatatatatatatatatatatatatatatatatatatatatatatatatatatattagggcATCTCTCTTGCAAGAAAATGTGCTTAGGCAAATAAACTTTCCCAAATATGTTGGTATACCCATCGTATATAAATACTTAAGGTCCATATCTTCAATTCTTTAAACTATTGTAGTTGCTTGTTATCGatctatttttaattattattatttggatttTATCAAGTTAggcttttttatttttagtaatttatatgatttttttttctcaGGATATTACTCTTATCTTCTTATATAAAATTTGATATTCAAGGAGTTCAACCTTCTTCATATTGCAGGATACTTGCATTCTATTTGGTGATTTTACGAAACATAAACGGGCTTATTTttacaaagaaaaaataatgCTCCCAAAAATAATCACTAAAGAAATAAATTATCTTGATGGTGTGGGCGGAGGTTATAGCAGTGGCGAAACAAAGTATGtagtaaaaattcaaaaattgtaaAGTTTCAAGTTTAAGATTTAAACCTATAACCtaaagtaatttttgaattttctttattattataGTAAAGCTTCCCTTATGCCAATAATAtacataaaaattatttatacCTTTTTGCATAGTACAATTTTTTACAAAAGAGATTCTTGGGTTCCAGATTCAAAGCATATCAGTATAAATGTATAAATTGAAGAAATTCCCAACTTATTGGGTTAGGAAAAccaaaacaattaaaataacaagGTTCAAGTTGCAAAATAAATAGTTGAGGGGCCAAAACATCAATAAACACAAAAACCCCAACCGAAGAAGTAAACGccgttttaaaaaaaacaaaaaacaaacagAGGATCAGTTCAGAGGAGGGTTTAAGAAGCAGCTGCAGCAgctggtaaaagataaaattgagaaaaagagatGGGAAATCCAAAGCAAAAATGGacatctgaagaagaagaagcacttcgTGCCGGCGTCGCAAAGCACGGAGCTGGCAAATGGAAGAATATTCAAAGAGACCCTGAATTCAATCACCTCCTTTACTCTCGCTCCAACATCGATCTTAaggttttccttttttccttccaATTTCTTCTGAATTAACATCGGGGAGACGAAAAGTTTTGTACTTGACCTGTCTTttgtaaaaagaatttaatttataGGGATCTTTACCCAaatagcctgtcatatttacgGTATACATTGATTATGCAtggttatacacatattatacatgaattatacatatatgtatattcacctattatttttagtttaaacagGTGGGCGgctatttggattaattcttcTAATTTATATGCACTAGCGGTAtataaaatatttacacaatcatGTCACGTGTTCGAGCTGTGGAAATAGCCTCTTGTAAAAATGTAGGTTAAGGCGCGTACGACAGACCTTGTGGTCCgccccttccccggaccccgcgcatagcggtaGCTTAGTCTACCgggctgcctttttttttttacacaatCATGTCACGGTATAGAAGTGGATGTGCCATAGCATATCTATGTTGCCGGCTTGATTACTGAGAATATTGGCAGGAATATGTTTTCATGTAATTAGTGAGATATTCGTTTAATGTATTCCATTAGTGTTGCTGTATTAGAATTTAGAGGAAAATGTTGGAGTGCAGACATGAGATTGTTTTTTAGGTCAAGATCAAATTTAAGTCTATATTAACTGAAGATGAAGTTGATATGTTGTAACTAGTTGCAATTATTAGCCAGAAATTTTTAACAAGGAGTCAAAAAAATGCAAACTTGCACAGTGAATGAATATACACATTTCTATCAAGGGATTTCAACAATTCACATATACACAAAATGTTTTGTTTTTATCCTATTTGTACAGTGTAGTTTTTAGACGTAGGGGATTCAATCGTGCTGCATATTTCAAAGTGCTGAAAGTTTAGTTTTCAAAAAATTACTTCGATGACCTATATGATAGGAATTACCCTATTACCATAGAAGCTTAGATCTATGAAAGGATATTGTAGATATGTGTAATGAAAGATTGTTAGTGATTACAACAGGGACGAATGAACTTTGGCAGCTATATTTTTTTAAGTTACTGATAAAAAAGGAAATTTGGCAGCTAAATTTTTTCAAGTCAACTTTGGCAGCTATAGGTAAGGGGACAAGTTTATGATACTGACCAAGAGGAAACCTTCTTCCAACATCATCTAGCCAGCAACTTGTCTCCTTCTTTAGCTTCCTGTACGGCGTTCTAATGTCTGTTGACCATTGCCAAGTCGTtgtgattttgctacatttcaagCGACCTAGATTTAATACAGATAATTTTTGAAGATATTTGCTTGTTCCTAGGTTGAACACCTGCTTGCAAGCTGTGTGTTTTGCGATTTCTGGCCTTAAAGAATAGTTATTTATGACAGATAAGCATACGTCCAGTGAAGATTGCAATTTTACAGTTAAGCATTGATGTAATATACTAATGCTTTCCGGTAGATGTAATCTGTTAGCCTAATGTTTTGAATCCCCTTGCCTCTTAATGCTTGCGGAACGAAGAAGCTGATTTGGATGTCTATACGAATCTTATGGTTTTCTTGCATTGAACTGTTCTTTTCATTTTATCTTCTAAACTTCTGGCATCACATTTCATATAGGATAAATGGAGAAATTTGAATGTTAGTGCCAATGGACAAGGACCAAGAGATAAATCTAGGACACAAAAAGTGAAGGCTGATGCTCCTGCAGCTCCATTGCTCATCACACAGGCCCCTGTTTCCTCAACTCCAGTTCTACAAGATGCAGCAGCAGACACCATCATGGAAGATTCTTCAAAATGCGCATTAGACGGAAAAACTACTTCTAAGTTTGTCTTTCTGGATTTCCTTTTCAAATTCTTGAATAATTCACAGAACGAGATGTTAAATCAAATCCATATTCTTTGAGATAATGATttcatcttggtcaaactttttttATTGTTAAATCACACTGATTTGGAAAAAAGATAAGCAATAGTTATGGTAATCTTTTAGCTACTGATTATGGGGTGAAACAATCTGGTCCAACATGGATAGTAGTAAGGACTCAAAGATGTAATTTTACTGTTTGCCCGTTTACTGTCTAAATAAAGAGTCATATGTCTCAAATTGACCATATTAGAATTCCTGCAACACAGTACTTGATGAATACTCATCATTTCCTGGTATctcaaataaaatattaatttagttGTGATGAATGctcattattttaatattttagctGGATCTACTGCAGAGAACCGCTTGCATCTCCTACCAAATAATTGAATATAGGTGGAAGAACAAAATATATAACAGTGTTTGATAGCCGTCTGTGTACATTACCATTTTTCGTTTTTGTTCTCTCATAGTTCCTAGTAATTCCGTTCATGTTTTCTTGAAATAATATTATTGCTTTATTCTTATTCTTAGGTACAATCAAATGATATATGATGCACTTTCAAGTCTAAAAGAGCCAAATGGATCAGACACAAGCACAATTGTTAACTTCATTGAGGTATAAAGCAGCACCATTATACTTTCTGGTTTTCTCTTTTGACTTTTCTAGCCATCCATGAGGTATTTGATACTTCTGCTTACTCCTTGACATTCAAATAAACTGTTATATTTTACTAATAGTACTGTGAATTAGGCAATCCCTGTGATTTTGACCATTCAGAAATGAATTTTAAGTTTTCTGAAGCTAGATAAAAGTgctatcaataataacaataggaTTTTCTACAAACTATAAAGCAGTTACAGTTCCAAGGTCATTAAAATGATAATGTGGCGTAGCCATGTATGAGATGAAGACCTTTACTGTCGTCCAACATAAAGACCTAAAGAATATGTGTTTGTGTTTCTTGTTTACATCTCCATGTTTTCTTAGTCATACTTGAAAGATAAGTATGACACAGACAGAGAGGATAAAATTACAATCCCTCAAGATATCCAGGTTTTCTCTCTGTGGCAAAGAGAGCTAGAATTCATTCCAGGAAAAAAAGGAAACCATTTCAACTTTAATTAATGAACAGAACAAAACTTTTTTTCAAAAGATTTCATTTCAAATTGGTTAGTGAAGAGAACTAAAAACTTACTCCCACCGCCTAGCAAGAAATCGTTGCAGACCTGCTGCACAACATGGAAGAATGATTGCAGAAGTATGTCATATGGAATTCAAGATTTTGAGGTTCAATAATTCTAATAGTTGTTTTTTATTATCTGATAAAATAGTTAGTTCATTAATGTATTTGCTGGTTGATCATAATTCAATGCATAATACTCTATGCGAGAATTGACTGAAGGGAACCTTTCTTATTGTTTTTGTATCTACTGCAGCAAAGGCATGAGGTGCCCCAAAACTTCAGAAGGCTGCTGAGTTCTAGGCTGAGGAGGCTTGTTCAACAAGACAAACTTGAAAAGGTCGCCTTGTTTTTGTTCTCATTTATCAGTTGGGTTACTGGTAACACTTTCTTTTGTAACTTCTTTTGGCGCCAGAAGACTGCTCTGGTTTTTAAACATAAAGCTGCATGTGCTTGTTTTTCGACTTTCTTGAAGAACTATAAGAAAAAATCATCTAAGTAGAACCGACACTCCGGAACACCCTTATAAAGCTAATAGCTTGCTTGAATGAGTATGCTAAGTTTCATTACCAGTTTTCAGATGTTTGAAGCTGGAGTAGCGGCACAATTAAGGTCATCATAACCAAGTTGTGCAGTGTCTCATTCATATATCATTATGTGGCTTAGGTGCTTTACATCAGTAAAGTGCATCTTTTCAGCAGCCTCTCTCTTTTACCACATAATGATCTGTATGATTTATGGATTTTTGAAACTGGAATCAAAGACAAGCTAAAGAGCGTGAAGGAATTAGTTGTATACTTGCTGAACCACCGAATACTGCATTCTGATATTCACCTGACTATTAAAATTCTGAATTCTGGCATTTTGGTTTGCGGAATCCACTGCAGTTTGAGAATTGCTACAGGATTAAGAAAGAGGTGTTAGAAAGAACAAAGACAGCTACCCCAAAACAAAAACATGTTGGGCCAAGACAGTTTCCAAGTAGTACCTATCTTGGTGATACTGTTGAAGAAGCAGCAAAGACTGCTGTCTATAAGGTTGCAGAAGCTGACAATAAATCATTTGTAGCAGCTGAAGCAGCTAAGGAAGAAGCGAGAGTTTCGAAGATGGCTGAAGACCAAGATAGTTTACTGCTGTTGGCGAAGGATATTTTTGACAGATGTATGTTTTCTTCCTATCGTCTTGTTTGTATGTGGTGTATTTTAAATTGTCTTGTTTGACATTTATTTATATCCTTATTTTCTTGCATCCTCAGGCTCACATGGCGAAATTGTGCTAATGGCATAAAATGGTCTTTCCCCTATTTTGTAAAGTCGGAACCAGCTGTTCAGAACCTCTATAATATGTTATTCTATCCGTATCAAGCAATTAGTGATATGTGGTTTGTTGTTAATTTAAGTATTAGTTAAGACCTTTGCACAGGTTCTCTCCTATTATGTATTCAGCGTAGCAAAAATTGGAGAGGGATAGAGAGATTATTATAAAGCTAGAGATTTGATGCTTGTAAATCATCCAGTTCTTTCTACCTGGCAAAATGATAAAGAGTACTCTGCTTTTACATTCTGCTGAGTAGGTTTAGCACAACTTAGTTAGGAGTATTATCACTGTTGTTCTTCTACTGGCGGTAGGTATTAGAGTTGAAGATTTTGTCCTGCAAAAGAATAACGAAAAAACTATTAGATGTTATAAAatacggcaaagggccaaatgtaccccctctactttcgaaaatAGTCTAAGAATACCCTtcattatactattgggttatctatactcctgcagtcatactttgggtttaaatatacccctcatttaaacggagggacacgtgttaTCGccatgttggtcaattctaaatatctcctaattaattaaaatgacCCATTACTTATAccctaaaaataattttttttttgtaaaaactagaaaaaactaaaaacgttttttttctaaaaactggaaaaaaaatatcaaaaaacattgctttaaaaaaactgaaaaaaaatttctaaaataatatttttgtaaaaacggataaacaaaactgaaaagcaattaaaaactggaaaaaactgaaatatttttaactaaaaactggaaaaaaaaaatatttgttttttcagtttttataaaaatattgctttagaaaattgcttttttgtttttgtttttcagtttttataaaaatattattttagaaaatatttttcagcttttgttaaagcaatttttttgtaaaaactagaaaaaaaatattttcgttttttttcagtttttagtaaaaaaaacaaaatcagtTTTTTTcaggttttacaaaaaaaattgctttagaaaattgattttcagctttttttttccagttttttataaaaacattgttttagaaaatatgttTTAGTTATttctaaagcagttttttttgtaaatactaaaagaaaaaattccatcttttttagtaaaaataatttcagttttttttcaatttttacaaaaaaaaaattgctttaaaaaattatttttcgggtatgagtaatgggtctttttaattaattaggagatatttagaattgaccaacaggacgatgacacgtgtccctccgtttaaataaggggtatatttgaacccaaagtatgactgcaggggtatagataacccaatagtataacgagaggTATTCTTAGACAATTTTCAAAAGTAAagaggtatatttggccctttgccgtataaaataaagactataaagtaaataaactgaagacaagtatagagaaagattaatatattattcaactttaaattgatgtacataatgaactgaaaactcctttatttatagaagaaaggaagcagctgcgagacttttcaggaagcagctgcgaggcttttcttgagctgcttgtaagctgtctgcatgagctgcttgcaacctgtctgtttaataagaagctgctgcaaatcatttcatttaGTTGCTTGCATCCTGCATGCATCAGCTgtttgtagataaacttcaatagaGTACCAAACGGATAATCTTCTTCTGGAAGATTATCTATAGAGGAGTAATAAATAGACATCCacattataattattttcataacactcccccttggatgttcattaaaagatattgtgcctcgttaaaaccttactaggaaaaatctagtgaaaaaaattctagtgaagaaaaaagattACACATATAATACGCAATTCTagccgcctcattaaaaactttacAAGAAAAATCccatgggaaaaaccttagtaaggaaaaaagagtatttcactccccctgatgaaatccttgttccaaatatttgagtctccgcataccaatcttgtataccatcttctcaaaagttgaagttggcaaataTTTAGTGGACAAATCTACTGGATTGTCACTTGAAGGGATCTGTTGCACATCGatatcaccatttttctgaagatcatgtgtgtagaataattttgataaaatgtactttattctatctccttttataaatccttcctttaattgggctatgcatgcaacattgtcttcgtataatatTGTGTTTAATCACATTCCAAcccatatttttctcgaataaaatgaatcactgatctcaatcatacacattccctacttgcttcatgaataactattatctcagcatgatttgaagaagtagcagctATAGATTGCTTTGTGAAGTGCCATGATATGACAATAcatccacatgtaaacacatatcCGATTTGAGATCAATGATTAGATAAATAACTTGTATCTGCATAACCAATATGATTTGTATAAcatttgttagcattagcaagatacataagtgcaccaattgcactaagatagagtatttcaggaccaaggagttcctcatcctcttctgaagGTTAGAACGGATCCTTAtttacttcaagtgatcgaacacccatttggtgtacttaatgggtgtgttttgtccatgtaaaagcattttaagataTTTTCTGTATagacagattgatggataaatatctcgtctgctaaatattcaatttgcaaacTAAGACAAAGTTTTTCCCTTTGGAGCTCCTCTGGAGTTCCTATAAGATTTATGTCAttaacataaacagcaagtataataAACTCTGATAGTGTTTTCTTTgtaaaaacacatggacaaatccatcatttatataaccttcatTCATCAATTCagtgaggcgattataccacatgcgccctgattgttttaAATCATACAAAGATTTTTGTAATCTGATtaagtacatttctcaagactttgaattatatgcttcaagcattttaaatccttcagggatctttatataaatttgatcaaataagtcatataggttatgacttgcatCTAAATGGAATGACATCCTCAGTTGTCTGGACTACAGGTCTGATCCtcacaatattgtgcactatattgtatcaaatatatcgtcgacgatcattttatatcggttcacaagtgacataacttgttgagatctcatcactttctttattttcaagtaCCTGAACTTCTTTTGGAGTtccatgaaatgttatgtcgtgggctcttctagagctcatttccttctaattatgatcattttgatcatttgctcatatCATTTTCAAGGAAtgttatctttggaaccgatcgCTTTACTACGTTTCATGCATGCAGTAAACTTTATCCTTcggggactttaattttaataggagcatttgcaactaaaatatgatatttaatttagatcagcaaatgcttctggcatttgacttgaattatgttctaagtgaggatcatattaatgataattcgattcaaattgcatatttttcagttgtttattccatcccccaaatgttagaaaaactaactcatatccccaatcttctttggaaaacctatctttgtgcattctggtagagaaattaatcatataccacacattaaaagttattagatagtaaatatatttAGTTTTTTATCCTAAACTaattgtgaggggaggacttaGCATATTTTGcgggtctgatgcatacaagtgctgctgtatgcaatttagaaaatcttagaccaacacatgaggtTTTATTCttataagcaatagtttagccattaataggaggtattcaatgcttaactagcttggatataaaccagcatcatcaagatgaactatcttgatttcataatatgaaaattatgctcttaattgagaaaggtaatttcaaatgccaaactgcaggttgacaataaacacaTATGTAACCATCGCATATATGCATCTATAGTGGTTCACATGATAagtgaatgggcccatattcaccttttgtatattccagaattcaggggttttagtcccaactttagctggtataatcaatttattatgagaacaaacaacacaagagaattcttgaagaatcttctagttcttcagtatatacttatctgaattctcaaatagctcatttaaaaatgacaaataaaaacttcaagtttatcatggcatgtgctatctctaagtaaatttctggtttactatggcataaacttttgcatcgGTAAATTTATGATTTACTGTGACTgtttttgcattagtaaacttctggtttactgtgatacatgatataataaaaattgaagaataaggcgggtcacttctcatatacatattattttgccctctatgattgtggaaacatgaagattttcaatcttccaGTTATTTGTAATCTCAATATGATAGTCATTTATATTAGTAAACTATAGGTTTACTACAAAGTAAACTataggtttactacaacatatgttttgaccagaATCATATAATATAAATGacatattatttgtatataaGTTCTTTGaaagccttcatttattatccacaatctaatatttattagacactactggtgtcatgtgtcttctagacaaacagttagttcttcaggagttgttgattcattttgtactatcaaatattgttCAGACACTTTTGGTATCATAAGAGAAAATtatgatcaaataaacaatataaaacaattgtttaagcacaagaaaacacttcttcataatattttccagGAGAAAATTTCAACTGTATTACTTTTTAAGGAgtaaatttaaaatacgaaatattgagtacaTATTCTCTCGAtcatattaactcttctggatgtgattgtaatatatttacatcaaAAGCGCATTCATATTTACggctttattaatattatca
Proteins encoded in this window:
- the LOC107792117 gene encoding telomere repeat-binding factor 4-like — encoded protein: MGNPKQKWTSEEEEALRAGVAKHGAGKWKNIQRDPEFNHLLYSRSNIDLKDKWRNLNVSANGQGPRDKSRTQKVKADAPAAPLLITQAPVSSTPVLQDAAADTIMEDSSKCALDGKTTSKYNQMIYDALSSLKEPNGSDTSTIVNFIEQRHEVPQNFRRLLSSRLRRLVQQDKLEKFENCYRIKKEVLERTKTATPKQKHVGPRQFPSSTYLGDTVEEAAKTAVYKVAEADNKSFVAAEAAKEEARVSKMAEDQDSLLLLAKDIFDRCSHGEIVLMA